The following DNA comes from Pomacea canaliculata isolate SZHN2017 linkage group LG10, ASM307304v1, whole genome shotgun sequence.
CCACTGCGCGTGCGCTCACCACAAAAGGGCGAGGATGTGCCCTGGGGCTAAACTAGTGAGATTTTGGCAATTTCTGTTTTATCGACAAGGCGTAGCAGTTAATTTCTTATTAATACGGTGTTAATGACCCCAAGCTATACTGGTGTCGGCTCTGTCATCACAGGTCACCTAAGTACAAGTGTTCGCACACACTAGCGAACAGGCTGTCACTGACAGTTATGGTAAtcaaatgcatgcatgtacatagaGATGACAAACAGATTTCGAGTCTCGGGGTGGCCTTGGAATTACGGTCCACGACAATGACTAGGGTTTCAAGTTTGTGTATACAGGGCCACTAGGTCGCAGCTGGCGAGTGACATAAGTCTATTCCATGCGCCCAACACTGTAAACACTTCACCTTTTGTGAACATCAGGGTCGACTGGTCTCTGTGCTCCGGGTACCAACAGAACCAGGGCACTAGTGCAAAGATATACGAGCATCTATTCAGAGGAGCTCTGTTGACATAGGTGCATAAATAAACTTGATTTCCACAAGGCTGACTGTAAATTTGGTGACACTTACAAAGTGTGTTGgctgtaatgtttacagacgTGTAGAGCGATACTTTATTTCAGCCTgtagatattttactttcaagacatatatatactcacaaGAGTGAAATAACGCCCTCACATAGAAATCATTTGCGAACTGAAAGTGTGTAGACGACCTGCTACATATTAAACACATGATGAATCACTGCAGTGAGATAGCACTCACCACTGCAATGATACAACACCCATCACTCCACTGTTGTCACTGTGAAAGTGAGACAACAGACATCACTCTAGTGACACAACAACGACAGCTACACTACGGCCATACACCACAGGGTCAAGAGGTCGAGCTGTCAAACTCAATTCATTAGACtattttccttcaaaaaaaaaaaaaaaaagcaaagtcgCTTGATCACTGTCAGGAAAAATGTCAGCCTTGCCTTCGACTATCATCTGTCAAATTTTGAGCTCCATCTCAGCCAAGGCTTGAGTGTCCACctgtgggtttgtttgtgtgtgtgtgtgtttcttccACAAGTCACTAATACAACTGTATATTTTTGAGACATTGTGTTTGCTGAACATCTCACAGGTTTTACCTGTACCTCTACAGTGGTCATCTCATTGAACGTTTTGCATGCATCTTCGTTTTATTGTTTAACTTTTCACTTAAAAGTCTTCAAACCTTTTACATAAGACGTCAACAGGTGCGACTGACCACGCCCTGCAGTCCACGGCCTAactgaataatgtttatatttgcagtctcattctcactttttctctttttctttccttttttcctttcttttcttttcattgcctGTACGTTTTTATCCactatttttattactaatgAACAAAGATTCCGATGGATAAGTTGCTGACCGGAGTACTGATGGTTGCAGTTCCGCAACATTGCCGGTGACGATGCGCAACTTAGAGGAGAATAACGGCGTGGACCCCCGCATAACGGGCTTCGTGGCGCCAGTGGGAGCCACCATCAACATGGACGGCACAGCCCTGTACGAGGCCGTGGCTGTGGTCTTCATTGGCCAGGTAGAAGGCTACGACCTGGACATCGGCAAGATCATCACCATCTGGTAAGCGTCACGAAATGCCTCATTATATCAGTTTCCCAAGATGTTTGCCTCAGGATGAGCGTGAAGCTGTCTGACATTACAGTCACAAGACAGAGTAATCACGTGGTGCACAATTTTCTCACCTCTTCccctgttttgtttgtttctctcagTCTGACTTCAACAGCCGCAGCCATCGGGGCGGCCGGCGTGCCTCAGGCTGGTCTAGTCACCATGGTGATTGTTCTAACATCAGTAGGATTTCCGGCTGATAAGGTGGGACTGATTCTGGCCATCGACTGGCTCCTGTGAGTATGTCATAGTGACTGTAACATGTCTTGATAAGGTCCAACTGAACAAGGATTTCATGTTCGTAGTCACTTTCCTTTTGTCGCTCTCATTCTCTGTATCTCTTTTCTCCTTTAGATTGTTAAGACGCATGTtagagtggtggtggtggtggtggtcttctTTAAATCGAGAGAACGTGCATTGAGCTCCGGCTAGGAGTACAAGCATGATGCGTACTGACTTCATTTGATTGTGTCGGTGTCGGCCCCAGGGACCGGTTCCGGACGGCGGTCAACGTGCTGGGGGACGCGTACGGCGCGGGCATCGTGCATCACCTGTCGCGTCACGACCTGCGGCGCATGGACGAGGAGGACCGCACTGCCCAGGCTCAGCAGGACAAGCAGGCCAAAAGTCACGAGGGCAACGACCACCAGGCTACCGGGGTGTGCAAGGACACGTCGACCCAGAACTCAGACTCCAAGCCAGCCCAGGATCTGAAGGACAAGCCAGCCCAGGATCTGAAGGACAAGCCAGCCCAGGATCTGAAGGACAAGCCAGCCCAGGATCTGAAGGACAAGCCGGCACAGACTCAAGAGGACAAGGAAGACCAGGCTGTTGGGACCCTACAGGACAAATCGGCCCAGAACCAAGAcgacaaagaaacaaagctcAATGGAGTCCCGCAGGACAGTTTTAttgtcacaatattttaatgtcattgatGAAAAGCTCTGACAGTGAAGGTGGAGATTGTCAAAAATTTCTGCCCCTCGAAACATTTGTCTGAAAATTTCCTTTTCTAAGGAAACCAGTGGAAGTTGCTGAAGCAGCACTGTTTCCCTTCCCCAAACCCAGTTGGTGTTCGAAGTTTTGCTGTGCGATTGTTTCACAGACTTCCCGAGCATGCGCGAGGCTGACTGTCCTCACAGCCGTGTAAAACACTTCGCGAACTATGTGTGCGATAGTCAGAGAAGGTTATTCCAGATCTTCTTCATCAACTTCATGTGCACTTTCTTCGCAGTTTCTTTCTGAAAGAAATCTAAAGTTTGAGAAAAACAGTTCATGTTTAGTgaacacaaatgaaaacaaaaacaaggtgGGGATTCCTAGTACAGTGGAACTGCCAACCTGAGTTTTAGTTACAATATGTTGTGGTCTTTATTGTGGCTCGCATATCATTAAAACAGACGACGCTGAAAACATTCCAAtcaagttttttggtttttaattcatttttttttctatttcaagACGAATACCGAATCAACCTTTGTGAAGAAAGAGAGCATAAAGACGAAATAGATTGAATATTACCCTAGCATGCGGCTAATGTAGGAGGTGACCTGGTGTACTGGAGGTCTTCTAAGATCATCAGCGAGTCACCACTCTCCACGAGTGACCCGGATGTCGTTATGTCCGTGGGGTCGTGTGAGGGCACTgacagaaggaagagaagagattTAAAGcacagaaagagaggagggagaaCAAGGATAGAACTGGGAACCGGGCAGGGGTGGGTGGGCACGTGTTAAATAAAACTGAGAAGGGACTTTCAACCAACATAACCCCAGGGTCAGCACTGTGGGAGAACCGTTATTAATATTTGGGTGTGTGTTCATCTGTACACAGGGGGTGTCCCCACCACACAAGGTGAAGGCTGCAAAATGTGGGTCGTGAAATTTAAGGTCTCCACCCACAGAGAGCTGTCATTCAGAAAGCGGGTTCCGAGTAATTCAACTCAGTAAGCAGAGTATTTACTAACACATCGCCATGAATGTACAGATGACGATGATTGACAGGTCACAGACAGCTCCTCTTGATGACATCCGTCTCGGGTGGATTTTTCCTGAGATGGCGGCTACTTCCAGCACGGCGATGCTGCTAGCCTGTCCTTGTTCTACAGAAGTGTCTCcggttcttttttctttcattatatgatgatgattcatTACCAAAAGCACAATAAATGTATGAAGGTCTTTAGCTCTTTCATCAGCATTTCGTACTTTAAAAATACTCTGTGGGTTtttcgctttttatttttcaaacgaCCACGTAGCTGTGTGACTCGCTGAATGCAGACGATAATTAATCTATAACCATCAAACGTTAACAAGCCCACAACACGTGGCATGCCTTTCTTTTCTAGAACGTGTCTGGTAAGACCGTCACATTAGGGCCACTCGTCTCAAGTCTCATTACTTCGCATTTCATTAAAGATAACTCAGATCTTCACTCACACAGCAACCCTGTAAATACTGTCAAACTGTCTAACTCATCTACTTCTAAAAAGACATCCGTCACTTCTGTAACACTCTGTCTCTTGTCACACAGTTCCCTGTCGCTACCCTGACCCAGTCAGTTGGCTGAAAAACAATTTGTGAACAGCTTTTGTCTGGCAAAACACCTGACACGTGACTTAATCCTAACATTTTTATAAGAGGGCCAGCGAAATGACTCGAGCCTCGTAGTTCCGTAAACTGAGGCGCATTCACTcctataattatttattcacaCGTATCCGCCGTGCATCCGCTTGGCTTTGCGCAATGTTTATGTCGAGGTGGGGCTTTCCAAAGAAGAAAGGAATGCAGACAGCCGAGGTCACGCATGATTTGGTGACATGCGACCTGTCAAAGTCGTCGCACACACTGCTCACAGCAGCCTGGTGTCAAGTCCCGCctcctgtgacgtcagcaggtgcGAGGCCTGGGTGATCCGGGGTTTGAGTCCAGTGTTGTGGTCGTGTGGTGAGGGTGAGACGTGTGTTGTTATACTTCTGTGCCAAGTGACTTCTGCTGGCTACCTCGGCAACTTCCAGTCGAGTCTTGTTATTCCCTGTCATAGGGTAAGTTCTGTTGTATCTTCTGTCACATATTACCAcgcaatcaaaaaaaaaaaaaaaacaatttgaaaaataataagaagtgatggttattttaaaacactgaaGCGCCAACTGTGTCTCAATCATGACACGAGGAACTGTGTGTTGAGAATAATAGTGAAGAATGACAGgcggttgttgttttttcaccTACTTGACTATGAATGGTAAACAAGCTCAGGTTGGCAGCCGTCGGGTGGTGAAGCCAGACCTCCTgactgcttttttctgtttacttctccatttttcgttttcttctttgtgtttctgttcaCGGTTTGCGGACGGAACTGAGAGGCAGGACAGCGCAAACACTGTAGGTGATACTCAGGCGGCCGGAGATAAGGCGCCTGATGGTATAAAGCTActtgtgtgtgggagagagagagagagaagaaacgacaggaagaaagaaagagcgcgCGTGATAGAGAGAGCGgtctatttttctgttatcttgCAGGTCGTTTGGGGTGACTGTCACAGCCGTTAGAAACTccataaacatgtttaaaatagTTGTTTTGTGTGCCCCTTTTGCTACTGAAAATGGCGAGATAACGATAGCGAAAATTCAGTTAAAAAGAGCGAAGCTCGTCTCGGCAACACCTGGCTGACGACCACGAATATATTCTTTTGggaacaacacacaagttccAACGTGAACACTTCACACACTCCGCCTCTAGTCCCTTCTctcagccgtctgctctcttcaaAAATCTTTCCTCTCTACGTACaatctaaaattgcgtcataataTGACGTCGGATTCTGACGCGcaaccacgacgcagcaaacacactcgcaataatccctgcctacctgTTCCTAACAGACTGAAATATTGTTCATGTGTTCGTACGGCCTTGTGGCCGCTTCATTGGTCTGATCCCAGCGGGTGAACAGAAAACTGTTATCAAGTGTCTAAAATCCACAACATTTTCGTCTCTATGAATTTAAATGAAGGTAAAGATGCTTGAGTAAACGATAGGTACGCCTCTTTAGGTCGACAAGCAATGTTTGATACATTATTACtgtgaaatgagaaaatgatttGACTGATGCAAAAATCgaaaagaaagtttgttttatattgttgttttggtttttttgagggggcgggtgtgtgtggtttgtttcaAAAGCCTCTACATGGTGGATGGTGGTGTCTGTTACAAACAGCTTTGTAAACGGATGTGACCATCCTGACTATGAACACGTCGTTGTACTGACAGATCCTGTCTAAGCTAGAGAGACACGACAACAGCTTATCTACAATGTCCTCGTTTCACTGTGCTACTCTGGTATACTTACAAACAAGTCCACAAGCAGGAGTAGCATAAACATGCTGTATATGTCTTCTTATCAcggtctcacacacacataaacagcaCCAGCCAGAAATAAATCGCCTGCAGGTGTAAGCAGTAATAATTCCACGTAATTACGACGTAGCTCCTGCTGCCGTTACTATCTTTCCATCGTCACAACAATAAAGTGTTATTGCATTCACCGGGGAGACAACTATTTCTACAGTTACGATCATATCTACATCATCAACCGCAACCACGACCTTTTTTCTGTGCTACATAGCGAAGATCCCACGTCGTCCGTACTTTTgcttgacattaaaaacaatgtGTGTGATCCTCATCACAGCCAACAAACTCaggtctttctttctctgtcagtcctgtcattgaaagtctcatcacttctCTTGGTTCCACAACCTTCGTCAAgggggaacaggaacagtcttgtctcccgtGTTAATCTGTTACACGATCACCGGAACCAAGCAGAGAGACTGGTCAGACTTAAGTAATCAGCAAATCCTTGGGAAAGCATCCTTCACCATCGCTATTCCTAATCATGTGGTGGCATGTGAGTTCCCACTTCTGTGGTCTGGCCGCAGATTTGTGATGCATGTTTGCAGAATGAACCGTGACCGCAACTCATTTATTCCACGTGCCATTCCCTTGATTAATTCTCTTGGCCATGAGTTGTTAACCTGAGGTGACCTAATGCAGGGCACCAACTGTACCTACTGTTGctttattatatacatatatgcagaGGTAGAGAAAGTAAGAACTTTATTCACTGTAGTCgacatgtatatgtttgtacTCAGTTGCATATTGTTAGCGCATAAGCATCTGCAAATCTTTTCTGCAATTGCCCTTGCGGACTGACATAATTGTAATGCATTGTGTTATatgattaatacaaataaatcttttttgtgCTGTGAAGTGGTATGGTTGCCCTATCACGATATGAAGACTGAGGGCTGACTGCCTAACATGTTCCCGTTTTTAGTTTCTCCCAGGTTATGCACTTACAACGGTCAAGTCAAACTTTGCGTTCAATCTGCTTAAATACGATTTATTTTTCCAGGGCATGATCCACAAACATATCAATAAACACAGAATCTAGGAGGAACTCTGTTGAACTGACCCAAAATGGCGCCCACATCAGCAGATTGTGTCGACACACAAACGACAGAAAGCAAgcgagaaagaaggaaaatgttcATCAAGGACTTGGTGTTTATCCTCTTTCTCGTCCTCGGTGTAATCGTTGGTATTGGACTTGGTGTGGGACTCAAATACCTCCCAGAACCTTGGACTCCCAACGACAAGCGCAAGATCTTCTACCTCAGGTTTCCTGGGGATTTGTTGCTCAACATGCTAAAGGTCAGACactgaacatgtcacagcagctttagtttatttttgaagaCCTACAATAAAATATTGGCTTCTATTTTTTTACCTGTCGATATTTAGTTTCTGTCGGTTCGTGAAATGCACAATTTTTGGTTTAGTTATTGTGATATCGTGTGTTTTTGCACCAATGGCTTTCAAAACGTTCATATTGTCTGTGTCCTGTGGTCAGCTACTCATCCTACCCTtgatcctgtccagcctggtGACGGCGATGGCGACGCTGGATAAGAAAGCTTCTGGTAAACTGGGGCTGGGTGCCATGATCTACTACATGACCACCACACTGTCAGCCGTTATTCTTGGCATCATCCTTGTCCTGGCCATCCATCCGGGAGACCCACGTGACCTTAGCACCATTCCACGGAGTGGCGCCTCCAAGAACACCAAACCACTGGATGCTCTGCTGGACTTGATCAGGTGAGACGAAGGGGAACATAGCTGTACATAAAGCACACTGTCCTGTGCGTACAATCCAGATTGTCGGTAAAGAAACACCATAGGAACTGAAATCAATCCATGTGTAAGCGTTGACTTCGTATCTgtatctgtcagtctgcctgcctggccatagtaaaaaaaaaaaagggtaggTATCATTAAAGTAATGTAGAAAAATTATAAGAATCACAATGTCTAATGGTTTGAAGTGAGAGAAAGGGGTTTTATTATCAAGATCATAATCGAAAATGGATTTAGTGGATAAATGTTTTGATTCTCACTTGTTTCAGAAACTGCTTTCCGGACAATGTAATTACGATGTGTTTTCAACGGGTAAGTTAACATACACCATGTGAGTCGGCCTTTCGCCACTCTCTcctttagtgtgtgtgtgcgagcgcgagTTTCTGCTGATAAAAAACAcaagacacaaaataaaaagttaaatacaGACTCTGTTTGAATCAATATGTGCACTGATATATTATAATTCTTTATACCTGTCTGTTTACGTGGTCTACATCGCAAGTTATATGCTCTTGTCTCTTGTAAATggtttcaatttatttatttcctagACTTCCAGTCAGGCGTCGCTGTAAACTCGAATACTTGAATACTTATCAAAAAAAATTTCCcaaatgttttctgttgaaaatgCCAAGTAAATGTGTGTCTAAATTGCTGTGATGGGTGTCATCCAGTCAGACATGACGGAACAGAATGTCGGGATGCAGGAAGCCGACTGTTGATAAATATCTTTGCTCACGTGTTCACTACAGGAGACAACAGACATTGATTTGGTGAAAGACGTCCCCAGAAACGTGTCCAATGGAACTCATATAGGTGAGCTTCCTCTCTCAGTCTCttcctttgtctctctttctatctAGGCAGACTGTTGGTGACAAGTATGACGACTTACGGTAGCAGGTGAGAAAGTGAGGAGGAGGTCCAGTTGCAGTTTTTGGTTCATCACAACCGCTCTCTTAACATCTTACTTGCCTCCATTACCCACAAATAACTTGCTGTTTGCACAACTTTAATTCATGTTTTTCACACATAGTAAGATACTAACATTACCATTTCATAAATGATAATTTGCGATCTCGGGTTTTATCGTTACAATCCTAATAAGTATAGCATAGTGTTCTCATTTCAACacaatttttgtaaaagcaaaTCCTTAGAAAGCTCCATTATGATCCCTCGATATCTGTATATCCCACTGTAGTGCTTCATAATAAAGTAGTCTTTGGATTGTGACTTCATGCCGACTTTACATGTAACTATTGTATATAGTGTATACTTGTCCTTCGGGTGGCTGTCACAAAAGGACTGACCGCCCCATTGCATCTTTGTATGACATCTGGAGAGATGGTATGTGGTCTGTTGGACAGTGGAAGTCACAGACATTATAGAGACCCCGAAGCTTGTCGTAAGCTCTGGCATGAATGTTCTGGGTCTGGTGGTCTTCTCTATCGCCCTGGGCTGCGTCCTCAATCACCTGGGAGACAAGGGCAAGCCCCTCTACGACCTCTTCAACTCGCTGAACGACGCCACCATGGTGCTCATCAAGCTGGTCATCTGGTAAGTAGACTTAAAGGATCAAGTTCCAGTAAATAAAAACAGCTTTGTTCTGCTGTACTACACTGTTATTACTCTGGTTAGTCCTTCGTTAGAACGCTAACGAGTTTTCTGGTAAATGTATGAACTCTTAGGTGGAAATAACTGCGCGCGCATCCCTGTGTTTGCGTCCATTCACCCacaaatgtatgtatgtacatatgtatgtatacacagGTACTCGCCAATCGGAATCATCTTCCTGGTGGCCTCCAAGTTCGTGGACACGGACGACATCGCCGACGTCGCCGCGCGGCTGGGAATGTACATGGTGACGGTGCTGGCTGGGCTGGCCATCCACTCCATCGTCGTGTTGCCCCTTCTTTACTTCATCGTCACACGCAAGAACCCGGGCAGGTTCTTCACCAACATGCTCAAAGCATTGTGTACTGCTTGGGGCACCGCCTCCAGGTGAGCTCTGTATGATGCACACAGAacctgtgttgtgtgtgtgtgacatatatatatatactagacTAGAGGAAAACCTGTAAAAGTGTTCATTATTTTAGCAACAAagactcactcacccacccactcacccagcCACCAtctcatccactcactcactcttcaaTGGGCGCTTGATTGCCTGCTCTTGTCCGGTTGTCATGATAGCTCGGCCACGCTTCCGGTGACGATGGAGTGCTTGACCAACAAGAACAACATTGACGAACGCATCGTGAGGTTCGTGATCCCAGTGGGCGCCACCATCAACATGGACGGCACGGCGCTGTACGAAGCCGTGGCCAGCATCTTCATCGCGCAGGTCAACAACATCTCGCTCAGCATCGctgacgtcatcatcatcaggtaAAGTGAAGCGATAATTTCTCCACCCTACTCACCTCCATATATACACACCTCTTCCCGCATCCCCATTCCTACTTATGGCTTCACATTTATGTGTTATTTACTGCCAGGGTCGACACCCACACAGcgtgcagtttgtttttttactgcCGTCTGTCATTCGTACTTATCCGTTTATCCATTTTTCCTTACACCTCGCATGTGTGACAGAAGTAGGTCGTTCAGCCCTTGAAAGTAGGTTCTCCAGTGTCTTTTAAGACAGGTTTAAAAGCTACTTTCTTAATGTCTGTCGATTTAAGCGCTGCCAGTCTAATTTAAACTCACAGGTGTCAGCtgacgattttttaaaaatcattggtACTTTACAGTGATTACGAAGACATAAATCGCTCGTTCTTTTCAATGTGTTATTGTTATTGGCATTtcacattatcatcatcatcgtcggcctcatcgtcatcattaagCTGTAAAGCTGTAAGCTCGCCTGGACCTGTGACTAGGATATTCGTTCTTCTCCTCGCATAGAGCGGGTGGCATCCGTGCAACAAAACTGGGTACATGATTTATCAGGGGATGTAcgaaaggacagaaggagagggTTGTATACTGACTTCcaaatgtcatttttattgtttattgccCCCACGATGTTCTCTTGACTTTTATTTACTGCTGTTTAGTTATAGCTAGATTATTGTAATCTGTTGTGACATTTATTCCTATTCAGGTATTTTCTCGTTGTTCACGCATTGCTTAGTTCTCATCAACATGTTGTCTTGCCTGAGTTGTACTATGTCGTGTTCTCCTTCACTTGTCTTTCTGTACGTTGCTGTTGTACTACGTCATCAGTCTATGAACTTTTTCTGCGCAGTCTGACGTCTACCGCAGCAGCTGTTGGCGCGGCAGGTGTACCCCAGGCCGGTCTTGTAACCATGGTGATTGTTCTAACGGCTGTCAACCTGCCCACTGAGGACGTGACCCTTATCCTGGCCATCGACTGGCTTTTGTGAGTACCGCCTGTTGGCGTTCCACCATTATACGAGACCCTGTAGGTAGGGCACCTTCCAGAGAGAGGGGAAGACATTTAGAGAGATGTTGGTCCGTGATGTTGGTTGTAATGTTTGTTGATGTCTCAACGGTTGCGAGGCGTCATCGTCATGTTCACAACTCCGTCTTGTCTCCAGCCTCACTGCGGTTTGTCTTGTTCAGAGCAGATGATACTCACTTTGACTGACATCGTAGCCTTTAAGTAATAAGTGCTCAGTAAAGGTCCCGGATGAGGCAGATGGTAATATCCTGTACTCACTGGGTTCCTCACGCTGGTGACGTATTTAAGAACGATGCTTCTCAACAAGGGCGAGTCATACTTACGGAGACTACTACCTAGGACACAGTCATGTCACGCCATGTCATACTTTTTAAAGTCTCTGGCTGGTCACACGGTACTGTAGTTACATTCTTTAACAGGATAAGCAGTGTGTCAAACGATGCGGGTGGGCATAGGGGTGGAGCTGGGGTAACTGCAGGTGGCAAAGGGCAAAGAGGTAAGGACCGTTACAGATTTGTCTCTAAGACCTTGGTTTGCTTTGTATCACAATAATAACCAAGAGTCTCATTTCGTGTCCAACAGAGATCGCTTTCGCACGGCTGTCAACGTGTGGGGGGACGCCATCGGCGCCGGGGTGCTGGACCACATTTTCCGCAAGACCTTCGCCGCCCCACCCGATGCGCACGACACCTCCTCCGACTCGAccagcacatgcccatccaaTGAAGTACCCATGAAGGAAGAGGGGCCCCCGGGGTATGCTAATGGAGTCATCTACGACAACCAAGCCTTTGAGTCCGCACAGGAATTAACTCGAACGCGCCTGTAGAACGGTCACGGATGAGTAATCACAGATATGTCGGCGAGGAACTGagtgtaaaatgatttttcagtTCCACTAGTGCGTGGTGCTACAAAGTTCTGACTGTACTAGTGATTATAGCTCTGGTCTACCCAAGTGCCTTTACCTGTCCTAAAGGAGAAAGTGTGGTATGACAACTTCTCTACTAGTACACGTAACAGTTCAAAAAGCACTAAGTtttgtgacttttaaaaaactaactTCATAATCATGGGTTTTCTAGCTGCATTGTAGGTAAGACTAAGGCGTCAGAGGTCACCGTTGGCCACAATTCATGAATGGCTCTTCTGCGTGCATTTTTCGTACGGATACGTCACACACGTCACAAAAACAGTGTATACGTTGATAACACCACAGTGAATGTttcaaagtgttttaaaaatccCGAATATTGTATTGTGACATTTAATTCTGTACACTTACTGCAACGTAGAGTTTTTACTGTATCCGGTTATTTTACCTTTCACTGTTTTCGTTACATCTGCTGAAATAATTCGTCACTTTATTCATTCCAAAGAAAATTAGCACGCTTACCAATAGACAAGAAGGAAATAAGGGCATATACAAACAAAGATCGAGTGACCAGAAGAAAGAGCGCTATTGCCAGACAAGTGGTGATGTCATGAAAGACAATAGAGGCTGAATATGCTGAAATATATGTCGCTTGAAAGTGAGAACCGAGTTTGATGTGATGTACAAgtatagaaagaaaataagtgtaAGGCAAGATTGCTGCGGGATTTCTTCTCTGTACTTATAACTCACCATGAAATAACCTTCAGCTGTCAGCTATGGGCAAATAAATAATGTGGTGATTCTTATTAATGTCGTTAATTGAATAACATAACAAAATTTTCACACTCGCGCAAGTAATGTATTAAAATGCATTATAAAAAAGTGTATCTAGACAAGTAAGCAACACGAATTCACCTCCATAACCATCATAAGACTCCACCTTTCCACTCGAGCAAAATCTGAAAAGATATTTGTGGTTTTCCTGTCACTTAATAATAACGACGGCTGCCTAGAAGTcgttgaaaagaaataaaaaaaaaaacttctctctGTGACAGAGAAGGCATGCTTTCATTAGAACAAACCGAAAATCATCTTGATGTCATGAGATGTCCCCTGAGTGTCACATGGATGTTCAGGGTATTTTTGACTACATGTGTTTGAAAAG
Coding sequences within:
- the LOC112573179 gene encoding excitatory amino acid transporter 3-like, translating into MAPTSADCVDTQTTESKRERRKMFIKDLVFILFLVLGVIVGIGLGVGLKYLPEPWTPNDKRKIFYLRFPGDLLLNMLKLLILPLILSSLVTAMATLDKKASGKLGLGAMIYYMTTTLSAVILGIILVLAIHPGDPRDLSTIPRSGASKNTKPLDALLDLIRNCFPDNVITMCFQRETTDIDLVKDVPRNVSNGTHIVEVTDIIETPKLVVSSGMNVLGLVVFSIALGCVLNHLGDKGKPLYDLFNSLNDATMVLIKLVIWYSPIGIIFLVASKFVDTDDIADVAARLGMYMVTVLAGLAIHSIVVLPLLYFIVTRKNPGRFFTNMLKALCTAWGTASSSATLPVTMECLTNKNNIDERIVRFVIPVGATINMDGTALYEAVASIFIAQVNNISLSIADVIIISLTSTAAAVGAAGVPQAGLVTMVIVLTAVNLPTEDVTLILAIDWLLDRFRTAVNVWGDAIGAGVLDHIFRKTFAAPPDAHDTSSDSTSTCPSNEVPMKEEGPPGYANGVIYDNQAFESAQELTRTRL